A single genomic interval of uncultured Sunxiuqinia sp. harbors:
- a CDS encoding tetratricopeptide repeat protein: MKKLGFIHTVLFLFLLFLGIQSQAQNERKFIRQGNEIFEQALEDTIKLDTTAFSQAETAYRKALDKRPDDLQWNFNLGDALYKQMKFDQATSKFEEIAEKSDDKNEKSRAYHNLGNSMLMQNKLDESIEAYKKALRNNPEDLDSKYNLVYAMNLKKKQEEQKKQQNKNKDQGKNQDQDKDKDQHNKDKQDQNKDQNKDKNKDQQNKDQQQQQQQQQQQQKISKEAAERLLQALQNDEKKIQEKVKKAQAEKAKQRKTDKDW; the protein is encoded by the coding sequence ATGAAGAAATTAGGATTTATACATACCGTACTTTTTTTATTCTTGTTATTTCTGGGGATTCAGTCTCAAGCACAAAACGAACGCAAATTTATTCGCCAAGGAAACGAGATATTTGAGCAAGCGCTGGAAGATACCATCAAGCTCGACACCACTGCCTTTAGCCAAGCCGAAACGGCCTACAGAAAAGCACTGGATAAACGCCCTGATGATTTGCAATGGAATTTCAATCTGGGCGATGCCCTGTATAAACAAATGAAGTTTGACCAGGCAACCTCCAAATTTGAAGAGATTGCGGAGAAAAGCGATGATAAAAATGAAAAATCCAGAGCGTATCACAATTTGGGAAATTCGATGCTCATGCAAAATAAGCTAGACGAGAGTATTGAAGCTTATAAAAAGGCTTTGCGAAACAATCCGGAAGACCTTGACAGTAAATACAATCTTGTTTATGCTATGAACCTGAAGAAAAAACAGGAAGAACAAAAGAAACAGCAAAACAAAAACAAGGATCAGGGCAAAAATCAGGATCAGGATAAAGATAAGGATCAACACAACAAGGACAAGCAAGATCAAAACAAAGATCAGAATAAGGACAAAAATAAGGACCAACAAAATAAAGATCAACAGCAACAGCAACAGCAACAGCAACAGCAGCAAAAGATATCGAAGGAGGCTGCTGAACGCTTATTGCAAGCCTTACAGAATGACGAGAAAAAAATTCAGGAGAAAGTGAAAAAGGCTCAAGCGGAAAAAGCGAAACAGCGTAAAACCGACAAAGACTGGTAG